A genomic segment from Puniceicoccaceae bacterium encodes:
- a CDS encoding cupin domain-containing protein, with protein MQTGDALPFTTRHASFDGARSKPTQSGYVLPFIDGPTRTLKRLESHLTRLHARSASHPPHRHEDEEIVILRSGRIEVEVEGQVHSLLSGDMLVIASNDLHGIRNASNEVAEYYVVRFEVGQDSA; from the coding sequence ATGCAGACAGGTGATGCGCTTCCCTTTACCACTCGGCATGCATCGTTTGATGGTGCCCGATCCAAACCCACGCAGTCTGGCTATGTGCTTCCATTCATCGATGGTCCGACACGGACGCTCAAGCGTTTGGAATCCCATCTCACGCGTCTGCACGCGCGAAGTGCCTCGCATCCGCCGCACCGGCATGAAGATGAGGAAATCGTGATTCTGCGCTCGGGCCGCATCGAAGTGGAGGTGGAAGGGCAGGTGCATTCCTTGCTGAGTGGGGATATGCTGGTGATTGCCTCAAATGACCTGCATGGTATTCGCAATGCCAGCAATGAAGTGGCGGAGTACTATGTTGTGCGCTTCGAAGTGGGGCAGGATTCTGCATGA